TCGCAGCTTTTTTTATAACCTCGGGATTAAAAACAATGTCGTTTATATATACAAACCCACCCGACACAATTCTCTCGGAATTTTGCAGTTCATTTTTCAGAAAGTTTAAAAACTCTATCTCATCCTCTTTTTTCATGGTAGGGATGTAATAAACTCCACCGGCAGCACCACTGACTGTTTCAAGTCTCCCCTGCCCTGTCTGCTCAAATATCCGTGAAACTAAATCTATATCCTCACTCAAGGTGGATTTGGCACAGCTGAGTTTATCACAGAAAAAAGTAAGACTGAAAAGTTTCATGGGATTCTGTACAAGAGTGCTTGTTATAAAAATAAGTCGTTCTGATTTCCCAATTTTTGGCACAAAAAACACCTCCAGAACAAATAAAAACCTATTCAACCTATTCAATATTAAATATAATATTATTGAAAATAATTATACCATAACCCCCGAATGATACAAAAATTTTTTGAGCGAACGTTCGATTTAAAAAATATTTTAACAAGTCAGGCAAAAAAGAAGTATAATATAGAATGTAGGAGTATTTCAATATTGAAATTTTCGGCTGGAGGTAAGTTTTTTTAAAATGAACAAGTATTTTTTCATAGGTATTGGTGGAATATCAATGAGTGCCATTGCTCTTATACTCAAAAATCAAGGATTTTTGGTTGAAGGTTCTGACATGCAGGAAAGCACTACTACAAAGATGTTAAGAGAAAATGGAATAAATGTATATATCGGACATGATGAAAGTCATTTAAATGGCGATGAAACTGTAATTTACACTGCGGCAATTTCAAAAGATAATCCTGAACTTTTAGCAGCAAAGAGGATGAATCTGAAAATTTATGAGCGGGCAGAATTTTTAGGACTTTTGATGAAAGATTTTAAAAATGTCATTGCAATCTCAGGGACGCATGGAAAAACAACTACAACCTCCATGATTGGTTACATCCTAAAAAAAGCAAATTATAACCCTACAGTTCTTGTAGGTGCATTTGTAAAACAGCTTGGTGGAAATTTTGTGATAGGTTCAAAAGAATATCTTGTTGTTGAAGCATGTGAATATGTAGACAGCTTCTTGAAGTTCAATCCTACAATTGGAGTTATCTTAAACATTGACAATGACCACTTGGATTATTTTAAAGACATAGATTCAATAAAAAACTCTTTTAAAAAGTTTGCACAGAAAATTCCGGCTTCAGGATTTTTAATAGCAAATTGTGATGATAAAAATGTTAAAGACATTATAAGTGAACTCAACACCCAGATAATTTGCATATCCACAAAAGAAAAAACTGACATTTTTGCCGACAATATCAGTTGTAGTGATGGATACTATGAATTTGATGTTAAAAATAATAACGACAAGATTTTAGCTCATATAAAACTCAACATTCCTGGTTTTCATAATGTCTATAACGCACTTGCTGCATTTGCAGTCGCTTCGAAGCTGGGAGTAGAAAGTATTACAATTGAACATGCTATTGCTGAGTTCTGTGGTGCTTCACGCAGGCTTGAAAAGGCAGGAGAGTTCGACGGAATATGCCTTTATGACGATTATGCTCATCATCCTACCGAAATTAAGGCATCGCTTAATACCCTGAAAAAGCTCTCTCAGGGAAAGGTTTTTGCCATATTCCAACCACACACATTTTCAAGACTTAAAAACCTTTTGAACGAGTTTGCTGAGAGCTTGAGTTTAGCTGACAAAGTTATTATCACAGATGTGTATGCCGCACGGGAAAAAAATAATTTTGGAATCACATCCGAAAACCTTTGTTTGAAACTTAAAGAAATTGGAGTTGACTGTGAGTATATAAGTAGTTTTGAAGATATTGCCTGCTATGTAGTAAAAGAAGCTAAAAAAGGTGACATTATTGCAACTATTGGCGCAGGTGACATAAACAAGTGCATAGATATCATTCTCAAAAAAGTTCCTGTAAAATCATAAAAAAATACTGAGGCTGTCCAAAAAGATGAGATGACAGCCTCTTTATTTTTACTGTATTTACACTATGATATATTTATGATATAATATCTCAAAAATGATTACATAAGGAGGATCAATATGCCCCGCAAACATGATAAAATCGTCTTTAAAGAATACAACCCCAACCAATTAATAATGCCAATCGACCCTGAAGCCTTTATCCCTCAAACTCATCTGGTAAGAGCAATCGATAAAATCGTTGATAAAATAGATATCTCAACCATAATAGAAAAATACAAAGGTGGTGGGACTTCCAGCTACCATCCTTTGATGCTTTTGAAAGTTCTTATCTATGCTTACATACAGGGTATATACTCTTCAAGAAAGATAGCAAAGGCGCTTCAAGAGAATATAACCTTTATGTGGCTTTCAAAACTTCAAACCCCTGATTTCAGAACTATCAATAGATTCAGAAAAGAAATAATAGGTGATTGCATTGAAGAAATTTTTGCAGAAGTTATTGAACTTCTTGTAAAACTGGGGTATGTAAACTTTGAGTATTACTATCTTGACGGAACAAAGATTGAGGCAAACGCGAACAAGTATACGTTTGTATGGGCAAAAAGCACAAGAACA
The DNA window shown above is from Caldicellulosiruptor owensensis OL and carries:
- the murC gene encoding UDP-N-acetylmuramate--L-alanine ligase, which translates into the protein MNKYFFIGIGGISMSAIALILKNQGFLVEGSDMQESTTTKMLRENGINVYIGHDESHLNGDETVIYTAAISKDNPELLAAKRMNLKIYERAEFLGLLMKDFKNVIAISGTHGKTTTTSMIGYILKKANYNPTVLVGAFVKQLGGNFVIGSKEYLVVEACEYVDSFLKFNPTIGVILNIDNDHLDYFKDIDSIKNSFKKFAQKIPASGFLIANCDDKNVKDIISELNTQIICISTKEKTDIFADNISCSDGYYEFDVKNNNDKILAHIKLNIPGFHNVYNALAAFAVASKLGVESITIEHAIAEFCGASRRLEKAGEFDGICLYDDYAHHPTEIKASLNTLKKLSQGKVFAIFQPHTFSRLKNLLNEFAESLSLADKVIITDVYAAREKNNFGITSENLCLKLKEIGVDCEYISSFEDIACYVVKEAKKGDIIATIGAGDINKCIDIILKKVPVKS